In Aedes albopictus strain Foshan chromosome 3, AalbF5, whole genome shotgun sequence, the genomic window GATCAAGGGCAGGTCGAGATAGGTATCGCTGTTCGTGTCCATATCCTTGGAAAAGCTTTTGTACAGAATATCCAACATCTCCTTTCTGGCACTGTTACTTTCGTTCTTAACCTTTTTACGGGACGGACCTGGCTGCTGTTCTGTGTCAGCCACTGGGTTGCTACCAGATGCTCCAGCAGTTGAACTACCGCTGCCTGATGTATTATTATTTAACGATTGTAGATCCGTTAGTAATTTGTCGTATTCGTTGTTTTTTCGTGCGGCAACGAGATACTCAACGGAATCTTCAAAATCGTTGATATTTTTACGGAGAGCTGCTATTGCTGCTTCTTTGTGGAAGCCTAAATCAATCAACTTACCAATGAGATCCTCCGAAGGAGTAATGTTGCTCGCAAGCTCTCGCTTAAGCTGTTCATGATTATTTTGGAGCTCGTTCAAGGCATTCAGAATATCATTGTTTGATTTCTTCAGTGCCATCGCAGCAAACGATTCGGCGTAGCCCATTTCAACAAGCTGATCAACGAGGTCCACGTTTATACGCACCTCATCCGCACGTTCATGGCCAATCTTCTTATAGAGATTTTTCTCTCGTTTAGATTTCTTTTCGTTAGCTGCTACAATCTCCCTTCGATTGTTAATGAAATCCACCGCCGCTTCTACATTGTTGGACGTTGCTCTGAGCGCTATTCGAGATTCAGACAACTCAAATCCAAATTCCAGTAAAGTAGTCAAACAGCCATCATCGACAGTCAAAGATTGAAGTTCGGTCTCCACCACCTGGAACATGATCTTTGCCTCTTCTCGTTTGTTTTGGTGGAAGAACAGGACTGCCTTTAGCAAATGTAGTCTCAGCAGGAGAGCCTTTTCACTACATTGCTGAGTGCCCTTTATATTTGTTACACGCCGCATGTTTTCCCCGTAACTTTGTCTGAATTTCTCCTCGCATAAAAGTAATCTCTGCTCGGCATCTGGCAGCTGATTCATGTTCTAAaagaaaacctatatttttgcaTATGAAAATCACTCACACGAAATTTTACCTTGAGACAAAGATAGCACCAAACAATGTCCAAATTCAGCAGAGCATAATTATCGACCACTGCCAGCAGTTGGCAATTGCAGGTTCGGAAATCGTTATCGGCTTCAAGAAACAGTAAAAGAGCCTCTTCAAAATTTTCCTTTCGCAGTGCCACTTTTCCTTTCTCGTAGAGTGTTAAGGCCATCAAGAGGGATGATTTTTCGGCTTTGGGTAGATGGATTGCGTTCCCATCTTGGTCTTCCAACTAAAACAGAAAAATATAATGGTATTGCGTACAATTTCACTACTTCGAAACATTTGAGAAAACTCATTAGTTATTCGATATTCAATGGTGCTCTAAGTTGAAAGAGCTCAAATTTACCGTTTTATTTCACATACCTACGAATGATTACCCTATTATTAAGAAAATAGGTCAATTTTCTAGTTAAATGATAACTTCATTGACAAACTTGCCTCAAAATAATAGCTTTACAAGTTTGTCAAATGATTGTGCAGTAAACGTTCGGTCGGTGAAAACCGTtggaacggtttaactgcaaattTGGTAATTGCACCGAATTTGCAGTTCTTGCACCGCTATGTATCAAAATGTTTCGCTATAGAAAAGCCCAAACTAATCTGTAGTCGAGTGAATTTTACGTTCATGTATTGTCAAGTGATGGACTTTTGGtgtctgtcaagcagttgcttgcgttgcagttatcgaaaatttcattcgctaagtgaaacgttcatacgttgcagttatcggatgaCTACTTTAGTTATTCTTCTATATGATATTAGTAATATAAACGAACCttattttcatggtcaaaacgattatttgattttaaattttcAGGTATTTAGGGTCAAGCGAGTCCTATTACAAAAAATGCCCAAAAAAacgtacaagattttttttgccgtAGGGAATTGATTGTATAAAACCCCCAGCTCAACTTACGCTAAGAAAATCCGAATGGTCATTGTCGTTGATCAGTAGTTCAGCATCAGTACGAATTTTGTGCACCCGGTCGTACAGACTATTTTCCTTCTGAGCTGCATCAACGCTTTGTGCCATAACCAGTGCCATCATGGATGCCCCGTTGGGAACATGTTGCTCGGAGAGGGTCTTAGTAGGATTCAGAACTCTGCCAGCACAAACCAGTTTGATTCTGTTAGCGTGCGCTCCCAAATGGTCGGCAACGATCTCGGCCAATTCCTGTGCCTTCGAGCTAATCTTAACTTTCGCAGTGAAGTGTTTATTAGCTGAACCTTGCATTGGAGTTCTGATCTTCAAAGTGGCAACTCCGGTCTTAGAGAATTCATCTTTACTTTTCAGGTTTTCCAATGCATTTTGTTGTAGTTTTTGGATAGCATTCAGGCAGTCCTTGACAGATATTTGTAGCTGTTCGTGAAATTCCATTGCCAATTTCTGCAAGCACAAATTTATTATagaaaacaaaactcacaaagctCATAAATTTACCTCCATTTCCGGAACGGAACATTCCTCCGTAGTGACATTGTAGTACGGAAGCTCCCACAATTTTACTCTTTGCTGGTTGAGTTTGGCACGGATTTGAATCACGTAACTTTCGTCCTCCAACTCGTTTGCCATTCTTGAATGTTCCTTTTCTTTTCTTCCAATACAAATTAAACCTTTTGGGTTATTCTTCTACTTTTACACTCGATTAAGCTGTGGcaagtttgatgatttttttgtctttgaaggcTTCTCTGCTCACGGGAAGATGACTGGGTTTTTCATTTTCCTGATCTTTCCTGgacaaaatcaaaataaaactaGCAGAGCAAAACAGAAGTGCACATAAAAATACGTAATAAAATTTGACAGAACGTAATGCATTGGCGTTACTGTCGTTATATGTTACTACCGTTAATTTTGGCATGCCAGACAAAATAAATATgtacacgctcgttgaaaactactctcaAGTGAGTAGAATTCTACTCACTTCATTACTAAGTGCATCAGCTCAAATGAGAGTAAAACGGATTCACTCACTTTAGAGTAATTATTGATTTAGTAGAAAGAGAGTAATATTTACTCACTTTTATTTTTGCGAAAACTAGCGAAAGTGAGTAGATGTTAAATGAATATTCCGCGGGAtgattttaggaatttctattcggtttaataattaaaaaaaacactaaaattGGCGTTTGATTTAAATAGGTCcaaagtttgctgtgattcctatgaagTTTCGACCTATTTAATTCAAACGCCAGAAAAAAATTGAGCAAAAatcttttattttttagaaatatgCATTTATGTAACACAACATTATAATATAGTTATTAAATCACTTTAAAACTTCCCTGTAGTAACCTGCTAATCAAACGAATGGGTTGTAATTCATAAATTACCATTCTCGACATCAATTTTAACAAAAAAGAAAACGATAAAAAGGTTTAAAACACACTTATAGGCGACTACTCAGTAGTCGATTATTTCTAAAACAAGGAGTCGAATCTTTTATGATAGATCAGCTTTTGCATTGTCAATTATGGTTAATAAAAATCATTTGGATGATAAAAGTTCTGAATGTCACTTAATACTTGAGCAACCCGGCGATATGCCCGGTGGGAGCGTAGTCAAAAGCGTACGTACTGAATGTTATTCATTGAACACCGCATCTTCGGCATGGGCTACTTCTTTGAATGCTATAGCCATGAGATTTACTGACTTCCGAGAGCTGTGGCCAACAGTATGATAAAGCGCACACTCCAGGAAATCAATCATCATGGCTAATTCGCTAGGAATTGTAAGGCCGAATACTTTGAAGGACTTAAAAAATATATCGATGGCTGAAATGGAATTTTGGACTTTGACGATGATTTGGTTGTTCATCACGACGAACAGTTGCCCCATTTGAAGGGGCTGAGCCATGCAAACTATGTGCGGTTCTACTTGTAGAAATGACCGCACATGATCAGCCAAATCGTCGTCGTTGTTAGTCATGGGCTGAAATTAGATAACAGTTGATCACTACAACTTATTAAATACCAGATCAAAATAGAGACAACTTACTTTTACCCAACGAATAAGCGGTGTTGCCATACGTTCTTCGGAAACCGCAGGTGTTCCATCAATCTTCCTCTTAAGACCTCGTACTGGTAACTGGTACAGCATTCGAAGAAATCCTTTAATGTACTCTAgacacaaatgaaaaaaaaaaatcagtatgtaTATGTATGCttcattttgtttattttctttgaaTGTTAATTTACCATCTTCAATTCGCTCGAACTTATCTCGAGAGTACAGGAGGCATTTCGACAGAACTCCTTTGTAATCTGGGCTCACTTCAGCAGCAGGAAAGAGTTTTTTGAACGAGTTATGAATCTGTAAATAGAAGAAGCATTATAGCTTAAGTGAAATTTGGACTTAATCTTAGCTGTGAGTGAAATTTGGACCCGCACGAAATTTGGACGTCGCACAAAAATATGGTAGCATAACTAACTATCCTATATGATTAGGCAATCAAGTGAAAATGGGACTGAAATGCGATCATTGGTACACTATTATTGATAAAAATAAAGGATAGGTTTTAGAATGTTTACGTGTATCTAATGGTTAATCTTACTATGTATCCGTTGTAGGCCACTAGGTGAGGAAACATTCGTATGATTTCGGTGGGGCTTTTGTTTTCGGCCAGCATCAACTTCAACAATGGGAAGCATTCGTCCATTTCGGTAGCAATCCTGTTCTTTTCGTGCTTAGTGGCTATCACGATGCGCAGAGCCTCAGCTTTTTGCAGAAGTTCAGTTGGAACATGAACTTGTCTAGGGGCAGTTGTGCGTCTGTAGAGATGCATTTCAGCTGGAAGCTCTTTGATTACGTTCCGCACACGATGATAAATCAAGCCACTGTGCTTGCCTTTTTCTGTTCCGTTCTTCCTCCAGAAAAACATCCACTGCAAAGTATAAATTGTTAATAATAATTCAGTTCAATAAGATTAGTTTAAAATAGCGGTGTAAGCCACATGAAAGGGTGAAAAGGTTCTCTCGAGGGTTCTCTTATAACGTATGGTTGTTATTACCTCATTTGGTGCACCTTCAGGTCTGGTAGAATTGTACTGGAGCTGTGGAAATAGTTCTACCAAATCTTTCGCTAGTCGCTCCTGTTCATCTGCTGAAGGATACCTAATTTAGAAAGAAAACATTATTAGCAGATTTGCTTAAACGAAACATGAATAAATTATTTGTAGCC contains:
- the LOC109412632 gene encoding NEDD8 ultimate buster 1 gives rise to the protein MANELEDESYVIQIRAKLNQQRVKLWELPYYNVTTEECSVPEMEKLAMEFHEQLQISVKDCLNAIQKLQQNALENLKSKDEFSKTGVATLKIRTPMQGSANKHFTAKVKISSKAQELAEIVADHLGAHANRIKLVCAGRVLNPTKTLSEQHVPNGASMMALVMAQSVDAAQKENSLYDRVHKIRTDAELLINDNDHSDFLSLEDQDGNAIHLPKAEKSSLLMALTLYEKGKVALRKENFEEALLLFLEADNDFRTCNCQLLAVVDNYALLNLDIVWCYLCLKNMNQLPDAEQRLLLCEEKFRQSYGENMRRVTNIKGTQQCSEKALLLRLHLLKAVLFFHQNKREEAKIMFQVVETELQSLTVDDGCLTTLLEFGFELSESRIALRATSNNVEAAVDFINNRREIVAANEKKSKREKNLYKKIGHERADEVRINVDLVDQLVEMGYAESFAAMALKKSNNDILNALNELQNNHEQLKRELASNITPSEDLIGKLIDLGFHKEAAIAALRKNINDFEDSVEYLVAARKNNEYDKLLTDLQSLNNNTSGSGSSTAGASGSNPVADTEQQPGPSRKKVKNESNSARKEMLDILYKSFSKDMDTNSDTYLDLPLIEEATILSEYKKLLNM
- the LOC115257164 gene encoding uncharacterized protein LOC115257164, whose translation is MDQVEAAVDPATFRQLTEEKINDASLILLGNTELINLGVKQGPRMIILKIIEGLNAAVNNDEGRKKEPGPPGLPSKEVCRRMLEENSKFRLNVLLPVLDKGLVPDDKDLRFLNRVACKPFETRIERGGKYPSADEQERLAKDLVELFPQLQYNSTRPEGAPNEWMFFWRKNGTEKGKHSGLIYHRVRNVIKELPAEMHLYRRTTAPRQVHVPTELLQKAEALRIVIATKHEKNRIATEMDECFPLLKLMLAENKSPTEIIRMFPHLVAYNGYIIHNSFKKLFPAAEVSPDYKGVLSKCLLYSRDKFERIEDEYIKGFLRMLYQLPVRGLKRKIDGTPAVSEERMATPLIRWVKPMTNNDDDLADHVRSFLQVEPHIVCMAQPLQMGQLFVVMNNQIIVKVQNSISAIDIFFKSFKVFGLTIPSELAMMIDFLECALYHTVGHSSRKSVNLMAIAFKEVAHAEDAVFNE